Proteins from a single region of Candidatus Melainabacteria bacterium:
- a CDS encoding phosphoribosylglycinamide formyltransferase, with protein MADKKKKLAVLVSGSGTNLQAIINAVKSGELEDTKISIVISNKQDAYALKRAENENIENIFLNPKDFKTNIAFDKKLVEIISSYEIDLIVLAGYTKILTEVFVNAFPKKIINIHPALLPDFGGKGMYGKYVHEAVLKSRVKQSGCTVHFVTSDVDAGPIILQKKVPVLDSDTAETLSHRILEEEHKLLVEAIRKILFECRDAVNRVSTI; from the coding sequence ATGGCTGATAAAAAGAAAAAACTTGCTGTTTTAGTCTCAGGTTCAGGTACTAATTTACAAGCAATAATAAATGCAGTTAAGAGTGGTGAATTAGAAGATACTAAAATCTCTATAGTAATTTCAAATAAACAGGATGCTTATGCTTTAAAACGTGCAGAGAATGAAAACATTGAAAATATTTTCTTAAATCCAAAAGATTTTAAAACTAATATAGCTTTTGACAAAAAATTAGTAGAAATAATTAGTAGCTATGAAATAGATTTAATTGTTTTAGCTGGTTATACAAAAATTCTTACAGAAGTTTTTGTAAATGCATTTCCTAAGAAAATTATTAATATACATCCTGCTTTACTCCCAGATTTTGGTGGTAAAGGAATGTACGGGAAATATGTCCATGAAGCAGTTTTAAAAAGTAGGGTTAAACAAAGTGGATGTACAGTACATTTTGTTACAAGTGATGTTGATGCTGGCCCAATTATTCTTCAAAAAAAAGTACCAGTATTAGATAGTGACACTGCTGAAACTTTGTCACATAGAATATTAGAAGAAGAACATAAATTGTTGGTTGAGGCAATTAGAAAGATTTTGTTTGAATGTAGAGACGCGGTTAACCGCGTCTCTACTATATAA
- a CDS encoding type II toxin-antitoxin system PemK/MazF family toxin, whose protein sequence is MINHSAKKPKRGEIWVVNLDPTLGKEIKKTRPCLVMQSDLINEVLRTTMVAPITSTVKENWPFAVTFEKGEGGLKNKSMALFNQIKTTDIIRFIKKLGKISDEKIKEAEDALLLSFQVKR, encoded by the coding sequence ATGATTAATCACTCAGCTAAAAAACCAAAACGTGGTGAGATTTGGGTTGTAAATCTTGATCCTACTCTTGGCAAAGAAATAAAAAAGACAAGACCATGCCTTGTTATGCAAAGTGATTTAATTAATGAAGTTTTAAGGACTACAATGGTGGCACCAATAACAAGTACAGTAAAAGAAAATTGGCCATTTGCCGTAACTTTTGAAAAAGGAGAAGGTGGTCTTAAAAATAAATCAATGGCTTTGTTCAATCAGATAAAAACAACAGATATAATAAGATTTATTAAAAAGCTAGGGAAAATTTCAGATGAAAAAATAAAAGAAGCAGAAGATGCACTCTTACTTAGTTTTCAGGTAAAGAGATAA
- a CDS encoding KpsF/GutQ family sugar-phosphate isomerase → MQIATISKHLQEALLVLEIESQAIKDLILDLERNQAKEFEKAIDILLSCKGRIVVTGIGKSGHIGSKIAATLASTGSPAFFVHPAELAHGDFGMLTPSDVMLALSFSGETDELKKILIPIKRLGIKLISITGNEGSTLAQNSNVSLIIKVQKEACPLNLAPTASTTAMLALGDALAISLMQAKGITKEDFAKSHPGGSLGKKLIKVSDVMRLQNEIPMIKEETLFYQVLGEINNKRLGFTTVVNMNKQLLGTITDGDIRRTYLKYKDKVEKKSAKEIMTTNPKTITINELAVSALRLMEDYRISDLIVLNDFGIPIGIVDLKDLLKAGII, encoded by the coding sequence ATGCAAATAGCAACAATATCAAAACACCTTCAAGAAGCCCTTCTTGTGCTTGAAATAGAAAGCCAGGCAATTAAAGATTTAATTTTGGATCTTGAAAGGAATCAAGCTAAGGAGTTTGAAAAAGCAATTGATATTTTACTTTCTTGTAAAGGAAGAATTGTTGTAACAGGAATTGGAAAATCTGGTCATATTGGAAGTAAGATTGCAGCTACTCTTGCAAGTACTGGTTCACCAGCATTTTTTGTTCATCCTGCAGAGCTAGCACATGGTGATTTTGGTATGCTTACTCCTTCTGATGTTATGCTTGCACTCTCATTTAGTGGTGAAACAGATGAATTAAAAAAGATTTTAATACCAATTAAAAGACTTGGAATTAAGTTAATTTCTATTACAGGAAATGAAGGTTCTACGCTAGCACAAAACAGTAATGTCTCTTTAATTATAAAAGTACAAAAAGAAGCATGTCCGTTGAACCTTGCACCTACAGCAAGTACAACTGCAATGCTTGCTTTAGGAGATGCATTAGCAATTTCACTAATGCAAGCAAAAGGCATTACTAAAGAAGATTTTGCAAAATCTCATCCTGGAGGTTCTCTTGGCAAAAAATTAATTAAAGTTAGTGATGTAATGAGATTACAAAATGAGATCCCAATGATTAAAGAAGAAACTCTTTTTTACCAAGTTCTTGGAGAAATAAATAATAAAAGATTGGGATTTACTACTGTAGTAAATATGAATAAACAATTACTAGGCACAATTACTGATGGAGATATTCGTAGAACTTATTTAAAATATAAAGATAAGGTAGAGAAGAAAAGTGCAAAAGAAATTATGACGACAAATCCAAAGACAATAACAATAAATGAACTAGCAGTAAGTGCTTTAAGATTAATGGAAGATTATAGAATCTCTGATTTAATTGTTTTAAATGATTTTGGAATCCCAATAGGCATAGTCGATTTAAAAGATCTTTTAAAAGCAGGAATTATATAA